The window TAACAGATCTAGCAAAATCGGTAGCGAGAAACAAGTGAGAGCGGATCTAGGACtcaccttgaagaagaagaagaaggatgatacAGAAGATTCGAGAAGcagcgagagagagaaagagagagaaatgaagGAAAACACACAATAGCGGCAGCAGCTAACACTTCAAGGGAAAGTGAAACGAGTATATGGGGTGCTAATATATAGCTCTAggatttttctcctttttttccactctttttttttttttttttttttttttNTTTCTTTATCATTTtcgcagaaaaaaaaattaaaaaaaatctgggaGAGACAATGCTATGGTGACCTGGCTTTCACACTCTTTTTTAGCTCACCGACGCTTCTACGCCGCCGTTAGATTGTTTTGCGATTGATCTTAGCCGTTGATTTATCATTCGGGTTCAAATGAATCAGCCCGCAAGTCACGGCTAAGGTTGGCTTTGGCTTAGGGTTATATCGGCTCGGCTCATGTGGTTCGGACAGCGTTCAAACTTTTATTCtcgaaataacaaaaaaaaaactaaaaatagtagacaaataaataaaaataaaataaaactattgcAGACAAACGGACCCTTGTGGTTTCTCCCGTGACCGTTTTTGAAAATCTATggaatttttaatttatcttctcTATTTATTAGTATTATGCTTCTTTTATTACGATTTCGTCTTTCAGATTTCAAACTTCAAACACTTAACATTTGACGGGGTTAAGAAGACTgttgcaacaaaagaaaattgaaggGAACTTTGTATAGTCGTTTTTAGCACAAAGATAGGCGACTTGTTGTATTAGTCAAAAGGCTTCATAAGTTTCCCCTTTGAGCGTAGTCTATAATGAAACCCTAGTATGATATGTGGACATTGTAATATTATTTATCAAGAAACATGGTATCAGTATATTATATTAACTGGCcataaattttaacattaatAGTCTCACGACATGTTCTTCTGTCGATTGATACTATAGATTAATTTGGTATATGTCCAAAACAAGTTACTTGCaataattcaaatattaatCACCTTTTGGAATGATTAAAAGCtttaaaaattaatctttttgAAATAAAGTTTTCATATCCCATGTTGGAAAGCATGTGCCAAGTTCTCTTACAAAGTTGGAAAGTGGTCTAGCTTGGTTGGCCacttaaataatcaaatttgttatatggctactttttatatatttatcattctcatttattttcttgattttttttttttttgtcaaataacATCaccagaaaaagagagagagagagtggtaAAAGGTAAATTCAAAGGGAAGCCAAATCAGTCATCATTTGTAAGTTGTATTCCAAGGAAAGATATGTTGAGCCACCATTTCCACTTTACACTGATTgccaaattttgaattttcttaccGTATACACACAAACCATCGGTTATGCCTATCAGAATTTTCTTTTCGATGGTGGAAATTCCAAGATGACTCGATTTCCAATTTTTCCATTGGTGGCCATTGGCCAAAAGTTTAAACGGCCAGAATATAACGGACTATAAGAAGATCAATATTATATAGTTGGCCCTAAAGATGTACCAATTTGGGCCCATCTACGAACTCCAAGACCCAATGATCCAATTATCTTTACAAATTATCGGTTTGGTCttgtttgaaatttataaactttacaagttataagaaaatttaCCAAGTGTTTTTGTCTACTGGTTAATCCATCACTTCTACTCGTTCACAGTGCTGGGCCTGGGCAGTTTTCATAAAGAGTCCATCAATTGATGAAACAGCTTCATTCCTCGCCTTCTTCTTATGAAGAGACTTGTGAACTCTTTTAGAGAGTATGTGTTGAGTCTGCAAACAATTTTTGAAACACGCGTGTTTATTTGATCGCGGTAtcgtttgttgtgtttgtgtgtttaaagGTGATTTTTAGTTATGTCCTTCATTCGTGGAGGTTGTCACTTGTTAGAGGAGTTTTAATGATATAACTCGTCAGGATATGTACAAATCTTTTTGTATGCATGATCAAAGTTCGAATCAAATAcgctttaaaaaatcaatttgaatAGTCTTTTATCATATCCTATTCAATGTTGTGTTCTATTTTGACCACATAAgttataaatcaaataaaaaccagACCCCGAAGAAGTGCATGTTATCGAACATGAGAATTCACTATACTTGATATATAGTTCAATGGGTTATAAATAAATATCGTATGATCAATAATgttatatcaatatatcattaaacaaattatttgagtCTTTCGTGCGAATATGTATGTCGCGTGCATTTGGATACATATGGTCAACTAACGAAAGATATATGTAAATGGAAATAATCGAGACTCGCCCTATCAATGCGGGGTACACCGCACGTGTACGTGCGCGTGGACACAAGTGCACACGTACGCATTTGGACACATCACATGCCCGCATATAAATGTATCCATCCTAAATCCATATAATACACTCTAGCATTTTTTGTCACAACGTTTTCAGCCACTTTggcttattattaatttattaaatctCACACGCATGCATGATTACTATTACAAACTAAAGCATTGCAGCGGTGACCAAATCTTCAGAATCTAAAATCATTGTAACAAGACGTCAAAATTGAATAATAGTAGTAAGTTGTTATTAAAACCGGTGTCATGaaatcttttaatataaatagatGTGGAAGTACTTTCAATTCGATTTATCAGTGGGCTGATCAATTAATTAAGATGTTTTATTTAGTAAGTTAACAACAATTCAAACGTTGCTAGCTAATAAAAACTATTGCTGTTAGGACGTAGAACTATACTTGAATAATCAGAGACGTTATAGATTATGCATACAGTACGTGAGTTTACACATATTGAATATATACAATACAACCCATTTTGGGAATTTTTAGGTTCTATTGCTTTCCCCTTTTATGGGAACTCCTTGCTTTACATTTCTAACTAGCTTATCTCTATAGCTCACGcctgattatatttttaaatgacGTAAACTAAAGTTGTAATCGAGACAAGAGAGTCAAGGGACCCTATTGTTCATGTAAAGTATATTTCATCACATGGAATTCCGATAAAGTTATTCAAAGTTTGAATGAGAATCAGGGgaatataattgatatttttgtataaaaaagtACTATTAATGACACTAGTTCACTAACCCCAAAGAAACGTTCCAATGAACTTCTGAAACTCGTAGGAGAGATCACATCAAATCCTCCAATTATCTGCAGCCGTTGGTCAATCGTATTCACAACGACTGGACTACTCAGTGACATTACtgaagaaaattaaacaaaaagatacaTCCAAAGTAATCAATTATGTATATACGTCCAATCTTAATCACACGTTTTAGCTAAGAACATATATACCTTTCATTGCTTCGTATTTTTGAGAAATGACAATTTTTCTACGCACGAACACACATTATCTGTATTAGTCAAATTTAAGTCCATTATATTTTGGGAAATTTTGCATTTCaagatatatatcatattttaatatgctcaatacttttgatattttttctttatgcCATGGTCGAATTAATACATCTTAGTAAAACATCAACTCAAGCCAGTGTTATAGCTTCcgtttgttatttttataactCATAAGAAGAAAAGTGAATATAAAGTAACTAAGCTTATATCAATAAATTTTATACCAAACGGATCGGCGACTTGTATACAGTATCTTAATAATTATCCCCGGTATGATTAATCCACGATTAGAATATGATAAACATGTcgtatataaaatttagatacCACCGAACTTTCCTTACTGGGAAAATCAAAAGGAGTTAATAATAATTGTTTGATTGCAAAAGGAGCTTTCTTTCCTCGCTTTTTACACTTATACGTACGTGCAATACATTTAAATGGATCTAACAAGTTccgatataaaaaaaaaaaaaaaaaaaaNTATCCACAGCATTGCccataaataaatgaaactgaaaTCTATTTACATCAGtctaaaccaaaatcaaaagggGCAAAAATTTAAACCACATAAACTTACAAAAGTAAAAAGGATGATTCATTAACCAAACCTTTGAACTTCAAGGAGAGGACCGAGTCGTCGTAGTACTACTCAAACCGATCTCGTTATGTTTTCTGGAAGGACCAGAAGCTGGAACCGGAAACTGACGTGGCAAGGACCCCAAGAACTGTCCACTTTTGTGATCTTGTACTTGACGATGAGCTTGATGAGGTGGCGAAACGACGGCGTCCTTTTCTTTGGGTGGCGAGCTCGTGTAGAACACGTTCGTGGTTCTTGCTCCATTGCAGCAACTCAAAAGGACAAGAAGAAGTACATGAATAGGGATTGTTCTTCTGAGTTGATGATATGTTCTTGATCTGCAGTATCGAGAAGACATTGGTGAAAGATtggagaggaaaaaaatagaggGAAGGAGGGAAATGAATTATGTTTTGAGGGAGTTTTGGGTGGaagtatttaatatttaaaagggTAGATTTTGCTGATGGGTGTGATGGAATGAAAAAGAGAAGGTTTTGAATTGCTGACAGCAAGAAATATGGGCACATCAAGAGAGAGCGATTGTGATTGGAAAGATGTTGACTTGTGGTTCTCAtcgtgtttttatttatttattacttatttatGGTcttattcatatgttttttttttgttaaggaaACCACAGTACCTAATTAATCCAAGTATCTAACTATATCATGGATTTTACGTCGTTATATTAATATCTATACTATATGTTTAGGGATGTTGTCACGGAAAATTTAATGTTATATGTTCTATGAAGCCGTGTGATTggttccgttttttttttacgaagaTGAAGAGTATTTTATTTCTCCTCGAGCAACGTTTAAATCGGACACCTCCGAATTATCTCCTTTGGAAGCACAGacgtttttactttttaccacAAAAGTACCTACATTTGAATTAGAGCTAAAATATATGTGaatgtttgcccaaaaaaaaaaaagaaaaaaaagctaaatataTGTGAACAAGTTATCTCAGggaaagagtaaaaaaaatgttgtggtGCAAAACCAATAACGTCTCTTTATAGCTCCCTCTTTATATGACCCACGAGACAGAAAATATGGAGGAAGACTCCTTTATAGCTGTCTTTAATTAGGTTCACATGTCAGTAATATCACATTTCcttatatttctaattttgttttgaaataatATGTATTATGTGGATTGAACTTATACTACAACACAATAAAATCTCACTAAGATTACATGTAAgttgtaactaattaattatcaaGATTTctaatttcttatataaatacattttcatttttttctataagaAATACTATCAATTCATCTTCTAGTGATTTAGAAAGAGGGGACAAAGAGAagaatatgaaagaaaataattagtGGTGGGTCAAGGTAGAGCCTTTTCATTTCATGTTATGTCAAAATTTT is drawn from Camelina sativa cultivar DH55 chromosome 8, Cs, whole genome shotgun sequence and contains these coding sequences:
- the LOC104708136 gene encoding protein IDA-LIKE 3-like, producing the protein MSSRYCRSRTYHQLRRTIPIHVLLLVLLSCCNGARTTNVFYTSSPPKEKDAVVSPPHQAHRQVQDHKSGQFLGSLPRQFPVPASGPSRKHNEIGLSSTTTTRSSP